A window of uncultured Methanobrevibacter sp. contains these coding sequences:
- a CDS encoding class I SAM-dependent methyltransferase family protein — protein MKYKKIGDILIIDNNCQDTDFEGMSRKHNVKTIMKIDHIQGTKREPVYKILYGEETETVNKENGCLFKLDLAKVMWSKGNNNERLRIAKLVRDGERVIDMFAGIGYFSIPIGVHANASEVISIEINPNSYHYLCENIRLNKLDNITPVLGDCMIETPKYRADRILMGYVKTTHHYLKVAIDSLNEGGILHYHETVPEKLIDTRPLERIKSVAQNRDVELLKINRIKKYSPGVWHVVIDARIY, from the coding sequence ATGAAATATAAAAAAATTGGGGATATTCTAATAATTGATAATAATTGTCAGGATACGGATTTTGAAGGCATGTCAAGAAAGCATAATGTTAAAACCATAATGAAGATTGACCATATTCAGGGAACCAAAAGGGAACCTGTTTATAAAATTCTATATGGTGAGGAAACCGAAACTGTAAACAAGGAAAACGGATGCCTTTTCAAACTTGATTTGGCCAAGGTAATGTGGTCAAAGGGCAACAACAATGAACGCTTAAGAATAGCAAAACTTGTTCGGGATGGTGAAAGGGTAATTGACATGTTTGCAGGCATCGGCTATTTTTCCATACCTATAGGTGTTCATGCCAATGCCTCAGAGGTTATCTCAATCGAGATTAATCCTAATTCCTACCATTACCTTTGTGAAAATATCAGGTTAAACAAGTTGGATAATATAACTCCGGTTTTAGGGGACTGCATGATTGAAACTCCCAAGTATCGTGCAGACCGTATACTGATGGGTTATGTCAAAACCACTCACCATTATCTCAAGGTCGCCATAGACAGTCTCAACGAGGGTGGAATTCTGCATTATCATGAAACCGTTCCCGAAAAACTAATCGACACAAGACCCCTCGAGAGAATCAAGTCCGTTGCACAAAATCGTGATGTTGAACTTTTAAAAATAAATAGAATTAAAAAATACTCTCCGGGCGTTTGGCATGTGGTTATTGATGCCCGGATATATTAG
- the psmB gene encoding archaeal proteasome endopeptidase complex subunit beta: MDDKILEGTTTVGITCEDGVVFASERRASMGNLVAHKVAEKIFKINDHIVTTIAGSVGDAQSLMKVIEAEVSLYEMRNNDKISVKAAASLTANILRSGPMYVQTLLGGMDGDKPSLYSLDPAGGMIEDTYISTGSGSIVAYGVLEDRFRDDLTTDEGLEIAIRAIRAAAERDTYSGNGYLVAKVTKDGFEMLDNEKINEILGKI; encoded by the coding sequence ATGGATGATAAAATACTAGAAGGTACAACCACCGTCGGAATTACTTGTGAAGATGGAGTTGTATTTGCAAGCGAAAGAAGAGCTAGTATGGGAAACCTTGTAGCTCATAAAGTTGCAGAAAAAATATTTAAAATTAATGATCATATTGTAACAACCATAGCTGGTTCTGTTGGAGATGCTCAAAGTTTAATGAAAGTTATCGAAGCGGAAGTTTCCTTATACGAAATGAGAAACAACGATAAAATCAGCGTCAAAGCGGCTGCTTCATTAACTGCAAACATCCTACGTTCCGGACCAATGTATGTTCAAACATTACTTGGTGGAATGGACGGAGACAAACCATCTCTATACTCACTCGACCCAGCAGGTGGTATGATTGAAGATACTTACATCTCAACCGGATCAGGTTCCATCGTTGCATACGGTGTTCTTGAAGACAGATTTAGAGATGACTTAACAACTGACGAAGGACTTGAAATAGCCATAAGAGCTATTAGAGCCGCAGCTGAACGTGACACTTACTCCGGTAACGGATATTTAGTCGCAAAGGTTACTAAAGACGGCTTTGAAATGTTAGATAATGAAAAAATTAATGAGATTCTTGGAAAAATATAA